From Quercus lobata isolate SW786 chromosome 11, ValleyOak3.0 Primary Assembly, whole genome shotgun sequence:
AATTTTGAGCACACATCAATGCCTCCACGGTCTTTGCATGAAGTTTACTGTGATGTGGACTTAGCAGCCTACCACTTGTGCTAAATGATTCTGAAGCAACAGTTGACACTGGAATGGCTAGGATATCTCTTGCAATACATTGCAAAGTAGGATACTTAGGCCCATTAGATTTCCACCATGCCAAAATATCAAACTCCAAAGTTCTTGGCATTGATCATCCTCAAGGTAATGCTCCAACTCCAATTTAATATTCCCACCCTTTTTTTCTAACTAAGATATCTTTTAAAGTCCATAAGAGAGTCATCAACTTGTGGATCCTCACTTACACAAGTGCCACGAGTACCTTCCCTACCCATTCTCCCAGAAGTATAGTCACGAATCATTTCATAGCAAGTATCTCTAACTctttgaatttcattttcagCTTCATCACCATAAATAAGAGGAAAATAATATTCCAACAATTCAATCTTATGTCTTGGGTCTAAAATGGTTGCCACAGCCATAACACCGTGAATCACATTCCAATAACAGTCAAATTTTTCTAACATTTTAAATGCCATACTCCTAATTATATCACTTGGGCTTGTGAACCAAGAATTCAAAGCAATTTTTATTTCACACaccttaggaaaaaaaagattagcTGTAGGATATGAGGTACCTGAGAATAGCTCTGTAACCTTGTAAAACAATGCCAATCTCTCACATATACTACTTGTCATCTCCCATTCTTCCTCTTTTGGAATACACTTATAAGATGACTCCCTTTGGCTCAATCGAAAAAAGACATCTCGATACTCTATAGCAGTAGAAAGCATAAGATAGGTAGAGTTCCAGCGAGTCTTACAATCAAGGGCTAGTTCTTTGGTACATTCAACATGTAATTGTCGAGCCGTATCTGTAAATCGTTGCCTTCTTTTTGTTGATCCAGTCAAAAATCCCACACTCTCACGAACCTTCTCAATGCATGATCCAATAACATTCAAACCATCCTGAACAATCAAATTAAGAACATGTGCTGCACAACGCATATGCAACATTGATCCACGCATAACAAGGGTACTACGTTGAAGCTTGTCTAGTATAATATTTATAACTACATCATTGGTACTACAATTGTCCACTGTCATAGTAGATAACTTCCTATCAATGCTCCATTCCAACAAGGTTTGTAAAAGGACATCAGAAAGCACTTCTTTTGTATGTGGAGATGGCACATAAATAAAcctaaaataagaaatttaaattattataactaATAGTGAAATAAGTTCAtacaatatttgaaaaaaatttaaataataaaatgaatatatacttaaaaaaatgtacCTCATAACTCGGCTTTGTAATCTCCAGAAATCATCAATGAAGTGTGCTGTTACAACCATAAACCCTCgctttttgttttgtgaattcCACATATCAGTGGTAATAGCAATTCTACTCCGATTCTTTTCTATTTCATGTATTGATTTCTCCCTTTCATGATCATAGATGCTCGTAATGTCCTTCTTGATTGTGTTCCTACAAACCATCTTGAACAATGGTTGAAGAGAAGTTGAATATCTTCTAAAGCCAATGTGATCAACTATAGAAAGGGGATACTCATGCAAGATGATCATACGTGCGAGTTCTTTTCTTGATTCATCTTGATCAAAATGATAAGCATTCACACCTGCCATTGAGTCCATGTTATGTTGATCCCtcaccaaaattttttgtttcatatcCCTAATGTCCTTACAACTTTTTCCTAGGACATATTTTTAAGTGGTCATTCAAATGTTTAGTACCATTTTTAGAACCCCCTACAAGCAATCTCGTACAATAGTTGCACTCAGCTTTGTCTTTCCCATCAACTTTccttttcttaaaatgattccACACAACTAATTTCAACCTCCCTCATTCCTCAGTTATCTCATTGTTAGGTTGGGCTTGGGCATCTTCTGGCCTATCCAATGGAGTTGAACAGGGAGTTGTATTATCTTCATCTACCATAATTGGAGATTGATGGCTGCCAATGGGTGTGATAGATGGATTGGAGCTACCATTTTTTTCACTTGAAgtcattcctaaaaaaattatttatgataattTAGTAACTAAGCAATcataaaatagtaatatacaTACACCAAAACCTAAGCCAAAAGTCTCGATCCAACACAAACAATGTAGAACAATGTAAAAGATAAACTTATATCACTTATGAAAAATTCAAGTAAATTAAACTGTGTGTAATGCTTTCACACATTTcaaggaaaaatattgtcaataGAAAGATATAGATATAAGTATTTAACCACATTAACAGAGATAAAATCTTTAAGATTATTAATcaaacaagttttaaaaactatGACTCTATCAcatagtaaagaaaaaaataagttagatataaaaatataaatataaccGAATAGAATGAGTACTAAAACTCAACTACGTGAGatatatacccaaaaaaaaaaactctttttaagCGTAAGCCCTTCATTATTCTGGCTTGTTGTAGAATTGAAGaaattttgaacattcaattttgcaattattttaatgtttttggaaTATAACCAAATAGAAGATCTCTCCCCTCCTGTGCAAAATACATAATGAAACAATGTGCAAAAACATGAAACAATGTGGGGCGGAATACATGATGAGACAATGTGTAAAAACATGAAACAATGTGGGGCCGAATATATCAACAAACCTACTGCCTACTATATTCAAATATATGAAACAATGTGAAAAAAATGTGCAAAAAACATGAAACAAACCTGCCTACTGGAAATTTGGGCACTACGTAACGTGAATGAGATGAACCTTGAAAACACGTATGAACTATAGAGAAGAGGGATGGGTCAGAGGCGGCAATAGCAATAGggttttagaataaaaaatattttatctcatATCTTGTACTCTTGTGTTTCACTTTAAATATTAGTGATTTAGGGTTTactaaatttacaattatagtCTTTATTAGTGCGGGGTGGGGACAGGGCAGGGCAGGTTGGGGATAAAaatactaaacccatccccgccctgCCCCGGGGTGCGGGGACAAAAtattgccccatccccgccccaccacctttgcggggtgAGGTGGGGCGTGgcggggcaaaattgccatccctataaGAAATAGAAcacgcctttttttttttttgataaattgttatctatatatatataaccgaaacctttgaaactcccacaattttccacgtcagcacaatattaaaaaaaaaaactataaaaaaaaaacttttctaaaaccgaaaataaaaacataaatgcaaaataacTTTTCTAAAACCCGATAAATGGCTTTGCCGCTCCCCTATACGCAAAACACAGCTCAATGGCTTCACCTTCAGTCCATAACGCAGGCCACCATCAGTCCTTCTCTCCCACAACTCAACGGCTCCACCTTCTCCAGCACCACCCTTTTCCAGCTCTACATTTGTCGGCGCTACCCATCTCTCACTCACAACAGTTTCTCCCCCTCTCTCACCCTCAGTTCTTCTCTCCCATAACCCTGTCGACACCTGGGTTTCTACCACCGGGTTTGTTGTTGGGTTCTACCccttatcaaatttttatttttatttttggtagctAATTCGAGTTTGGGGTGAGTTTGTAGAGAAATTCGAGTTTGGTTTTGAGAATATCTGCTTATACATGGCTGTATTTTGATGAAATTAGAGAAGCCCCAACACCCTAAGGTAGAACAACCCCACTTGGGGGTGTGGTTGAAGCGAACAAAATCCCAACCCTTCACCCTCAAAGTGTTTAACAAAATTCCTGAGCCCCAACACTtcctttcctctttctcttttatcttaatttaagtgtgtatatatattttttgcagaGTTTCCacgtctttttcttcttcttcttcttccaagtTTGGGTTTGAGAATATCTGCTTATTCATGGCTATATTTTGATTGAAATCAGAGAAGCACCCAACCCCACTTGAATGGTTGCCTAAGTCCCTACCGTTAAGCGAATCCTACCACAGGTTCATCTATGGTAGAGGGTGTGACTGCCTTTTTGGTTGTCATCATTGGCCACTTGGCCTCACCAggtctatctctatctctcttcaaATTTAGACACTttgttctataaattttttccctttacaaGATATTTTTTATGGTGGAATGCTTGCGATTAAGATGACTGATAATTAGGTAATTGTTATCTGAAGCTTGGTTTTATGTTTAGTTTAATTGTTTCATCTGAAGactttcattgtttttattacttctttatCTAATTTTAAGAGTAGCATCTACATTTTTGaggggttttgtttgattctaattttttagttattctaaggtttgtatttttaattttagtataacCATAGAAGCTAAGATCCATAGCTATCAGCCTACTATTGACTTTTATTTTTCGCTTTTTGCCATGCACATCGAAGGACCAAGTCCATAGAGTTTAGAAGTTGTCTACAAATTCCAGCAATAGCAAAGTGCATAGCAAAGTGAAAAGGTAGAGCTATGTTTTTACTTCCATATCTATTTTTGAATCTATAGTTTTTGATGTCTCTGTTTCTCCATTACTTTCTTTGGGgcttgatttaatttttatttgatttaaagtTTGGTTGGGTGGGTTGTTGGGATATGAGTTGCATTTCAACATAATTCTTACCAATTTAAATTCTTCACTTGCAATATGCCTTAATGgctctccttttttttgttttttttgtggatTACTTCATGCTTCCTGAATCTCATACGAAATAATTTGTTGACTGATTGATATTTTTTGGCAACatgtaaaacccaaaaatatggaATCCTTGAttcaatgaaaattattaatgcTGAAAGACTGAttgcacaatttttattaacattttctatCAAATGTAAAACAGCATATATAGCCACCAACACTCTACAACTGACATGAAAAACAAACTGAATTTCTGTCCCAACATCAAACAATATACAGAGGATGAAATTCAGTGCCACCAAAATTAAGCCTttaatagaatggaatggaaagctCTGTTTGTATAGAGGATAGAATGAAGGAAATGAAGGTCATATTActtgaaatttatttacttaataTTGGGTTTCTTCCTTTTAAGACTTGTGTGAGCTTTATTTTAGACTTGCTTGAATTAGTGTCGGATATCTGTGGCTGTCAATACATGAGGTGAGATTTGCCAAATAGGCAGTTTGCGTAGCTACAGGCTATTTGATTAGCATGGACTTTAGGAGATGATGGCTAAAGAAATTGACCGTTAACCCAGATTTTTGGGTGCAAATTGGTCACATATGCatagcaaagaaaaaagaaaaaaaaaaaaacctaaagaatgTGTGTTAAAAAGGTGACCATCATAGTACAACATGCATTTATGGGGTGTGAGATAAACCTCTAATCTTCTCTGCCAATTCTGGTACTTAGGACACCAGTTGCCTCAGCTGTTCAAACTCCAAGTTGAGAGATCTATTTTGCTGATTAAGTCCATGAATTTCTTGCTTGAGATTTCTAATATCCTAATAAGTCTATCCTCTTGGaagtacaatatatatatatatatatatattttttttttttttttcctcaaagtCATAACACATTTAGtgttaattttgtgattttttttgggttctccTTGATTAATTTAAGTTGAATCTTTGAATTGAATAGTGGGAGCCATCCCAATTCATAAGGTTATTATTGtacaatctatttgtatttTAGATTGAGCCAATCGTTTGAGAAATTCACTAAAGCTATTTGATCTGTCAGATATGAGCTTAGATAGCAAATTTGGAAGTACTAATAGATAcatgttttggaattttttttgttacatttgTAGTTTTGCAATGATTTATGACTATTATGCTACTATTTTAAAGTTGAGTATAGACATTTTTAATCATGTTCACTTTCATTAAGTGTTGTTTTTTTTACATGTACACaaggtgtttgatgaaatttcttATGAGTTCTAGAGGCCATAATACATGGAGAGTCGTAAGGAGGAAGATAGGTAAGAAATGTGATGCTCTATTGTTGATTTAATCAAGGTAAGCTGTGTTTGATTCTTATTActatttatcaattaaaaatgtattttttttcttctaaactttgtctcattatttttattttcttttttctcctgtTTAATCCTATACAATTGTTCAACTCAGGAGCACTCCACCAAATTTTAGATGCCTTTTCAATTGAACTAGGATAGGCTTTTAGATATACATACTCCAAGTTATAGATAAACTATCCATTTggattaaaaatttgttgttttttaccTCCGGTAATATGCCATTACATCGTTTATGAGATTTGTGTTACCAAGATTTTGTATAGCTCAGTTTGTTGTATTGTTTATAGTGATGGAACTATTGAGAGTGTACTGTGGTTTCTTCAATGAAATTGGCAGGTTTAAGAATATTTGTAAAATTGAGAATATTGTTTAATGGTGGggaacataattttttgttggCTGGAATCATAGAAATTATGTTGTTTTAGGTTTCTACaagttttgtgtttatttttatttttatgtgaacttttattttgaataaattgtttttattttcatatattttcaagtcaataccttgaacaaaataaatatatttaatttctatttaactatctcgtgcatcgcacgggttagcgattAGTTATAAATAAGAAAGAGAATTTGAACCTTGATTCTCTTTATAAAGAAATTTTGGTAATACCACTAAATTATAAATCTCTAGATAGAACATGCCAATTTAAGAATGAACTTTTAATCCTTAAAGGGGCTTATTGAATTCCATAATGAAAATCTCTGTTAAAATGTAAgctctatctatatatatatatatacagagaCAATGAAGAATGACTTGAAATGgctatttttgaaaagttactCATGTTCGTACAAGCCAAAAATTTGTACTTGTCGTTAGAGAAAAAAAGTCTCATTCCCTcacttttttgcaaaattttgtaGAATCTACAGTTTTTATAACTCTCTAGCTGAAAGTGAGACAAACCTCACTCTAGCAAGCTTTATGGGCTCGCTTGAGAGCCTATCAAATGAACCTCAAGTAAGCATCTGCAACCAAGCTTTCTCGTACCCCTTTGTACTCTCACATGTCCTCATTCAAGGCTTACTCGAGTAGGCTCAACCAAGTACTAATTGACATTTTGTATAGCTGATATGTCCATTAAATTTTGCTATTACATCCATTCTACACAAGCCTCGCTCGAAGGGGACAATTTCCCCCCAACCCAAAACAACACTTATTTCATatcttttgtttatatatataaattagatcTAAATTTTGCCCTCCTCCTGAAGTTAAATTCTAGCTCTGCCATTGTGCTGAAGGATTagtttattctttatatttgtgttcccctctttttctttttcatttggtTAAACATGCAACTCCAAAGGAAGTTAATCCGAAGAGTTAAATAACCTTATGCGGGATTCCCAAAAGATTTTAAAATTCATTCCTTAACCCCAATTAAACCACTATTTAACCTAATATAATAAACCCTCTAGTTTTTTCCAGTATTAAACTCAAGTTGTTGCAAACCCACGCAATGTGtggaaaatttgatgatttgtttttttcttaagtgaaaaatgaaaatatttgataaaactTATAAGTATTAGTCTCAAACTCTtcttaaaatgatgtgattattttttaataaattatagttgatacaatatattagattttctaaattaagctatttatatttgttatttagaagtgttttaaaattttaaaattaaaataatttttaaggaaatataatgcattttacattcaattattatataaggcgagatattttataaataatgtaatgtgtgTTAGAATTTGTTTCTAGTATTCCTTACAAATGGTTCTTCATCTTTTATTCGTCTTGAGTGACTTAAAAATGAAAcctatatatataagtaaatccATCACTGgtggggaaggtgttaagcacccTACAACGctattttgaatttaatcttAAACATGACCATTTAAAGAACAACTaaaattttggcatttgggttttaaaaaaagaatgatatgcatgtgcatgtgaaatgaaaaaagataaaaccTATCCTAGGATGACATGTGGATGTATGACATGTATAATTTACCCTAGGGTGACATGTGTGAGCATGGAGACATGTACAAAATGTATCGacatgtgaaaattttattctaCAAAGCAAGATAAAAAGTGCATGGCTAAACATGTGATCTTATGACATTTACTAGGAAGATAAATTGCATAGGTAATTAAGTAAAACTTCAATCCATACCATAGCATAGTATATCAATTGcaattttattaaattcttataaaatacgAGAAAGGTGTCATTTGTAAAGGCATTTTatcttaaaggaaaaaaattttattttaacaatcaTGGGATTGAAAAAGCATTTTTGCAGCCTAAAGATTCTTTGTGCAATTTTTAGAGgtcattttggtaattttggaaacCTTGGGGGGAACAAATAATACTTTTGGAAAGTTGTGGGGGTCAAAAAGCAATTTTGGGAAAGGTATTTGTGGCTTAAGGACCTACGGGTTGAGTGTTTTCTTGATTAAGGTTATTGGTTTGGGCCTAAGGCTTTTTAAATTGGGTTGGTCTATGCATAGAGCTGGGGTTGTTCCCAAAAAGATTGGTCCAACCCACCTCTTCCATTTCTTTAATCTCTTCTTATCTACTCTTAATAGACATGGGAAAATGGGTTAGAATTTCTGAATCGACCCGATTTgaattcgatttttttttttttttactataaataaaaatgggtTAACCTGTGATCTGGCTTGTGTTTTTTGTGGgtcaacccaacccgacccgcaaTCTGACTCGTGACccaaaccattttttaaaaaaaaaaaaaaaaaagaaaaaaaaaaacctagaattaagacaatattggtttaattgtttgttgtgagttttaaggaaacaattgagacatttgcataattgcatgcaaatgaattgaaagatgaatgattaagcattctgtaatgagtaatgATTtatagatatcaaatagcaaagtataTGCCAAGATAATTTGGTTACACTagagttaaaaatatagatttaaaattgtagatgtaacgacccaaggaaaagcgctagccacatctgcgctatacctcaaaaggactagtcacaattgaagctccttatagttgttaataaagcccagttcaacccagtaaatacccgatgtgggactcatcacacacccacacacatcacacaatcaatcaaattggggtatcacagtAGACATGCATGAAAAACATTGATTcttgtgaaaatagtgaagccaaagtatcaaattagcataaattatgaatgcttagacctattttttaacagtttatgtccaaaataaagggtttttcaaaataaattatgatattttctaAAGTGTGTGTTGCTTAAAAATGATATAATATTCATAAAGAAgaccatgtataaataaataaacaatcaaattttaatgtatattctcaaataaaaaaagggtgtcaaccacaattaataatagattataaaattaattttcaaaattgtaaattttttatatgtttttattctttgtcaaatgagttatccaataagtcatttgtaattttgttttatattttgggatgttgatattgtgtagaaataaaacttgtgtaattttgttttagttagcaatgtttggatttgtataattttaaaattattgaataagtattaataagtttaattaAGTTCATTAttgatataagtggtgaattcaaagtaatacattttacatcaagtaatttgttgcatgacttttcaaatggcaaatacatattgttttctttataattaaatatatatatatatatatatatatatattcatgtgaAAGATACCGGTCAACCCGATCCAATCGGTAACCTAATTGACCCGAACCTGTTTTTAACTCACttaaaaatgacccgttttaACCCGCAACCTGATTGATCCGACCCGAACCAGACCTACCCCGCCCCGTTTGCCATGTCTACCTCTTAAATTGAAATCTCCCCATCAGATTAGAACCATCCACTCTAACACCAAATGCCACAGCTGCTACTGGTGAGCTTCTCTCTCCAGATTGAGCCCATGACCAAAACCTAACCCTTCTCTTCTTCTCAGCTCTTGGGTATGACtatttttggtttcttgattTAGtttgaggttttgggtttggggtttcAAATGGTTGTTGCTGTGAGTTTTTGATTTGGGGTTTTGAGGGTTTCGGGTTTACTGTTGTTGTGTGTATGAATGTATGTTTGTGCAATCATGCTTTGTTTGTATGGAATCTATGTTCACCTATGTGAGAACAGGAATAGGTGTAGCCGTGTGTGTTCATGTGTACACTTGAACTACTATAAACATGTGAGCAtgtattccaaaaaaaaagcatagcatgaaaaaatgaaataggAAGTAAGTGCTACCCATTTTGGTTTGCCATTTGCTATTGCTTCCCTTCCCGCTGCTTGCTTTTTTCCTTGCTTCccttgttttgctttgtttatggctgaaaaaaataaaaaaaataaaaaaataaaaaaaaaaataaaaaaaaaaatagatttcaagcaaaaaatagaaaagaaacaagagctctctcttgtttcttttctatttttttcttgaaatctaattttaaaatttttttttccgaGAATCTCTGCTCAGTGCTGCTTCTTCTTTTATGCTTGATactttgctttcttttcttctctgcctTTCTTGCTTCTCATTATCTGCTGCTTTTGTTTGTTATGGTTGTGGGTTGTTGTTGATTATTGTTTGTTGTTAAATAGCAAAAATGAGGGATCTTTGCTccttttttttggcttgatgGTAGAAAGGAGAGCTTTCTATATTTTGGTTctatttttggggttttggagGTTGGGGAGATAATGTTGGGAGTTGGCTGTGTTTGTAGTTTCAAATTGATGTAAAAAGGATGGAATTTTCGTGTGTTTTCTAGTTTTGCTTTAGGGCTTTTGGTTTTCTTGCTTggggtttttggttttgttttgggagTTTGCAGTGAAGTTGTTGTTCAAAGGAAGTGGCTACAAAGGGCTGGGATTTTCGGGTAAAGGCGTAGAGCTGTAGAGGAGAAAGGAAGAGACTTTTATGGGAATGTTTAGGATGTTAGCTGTTTGAACTTTTGGGTAGAGCTTAATAACCGAAAGGGGAAGGGTAGACCAACCGTGGGAATGGGTTAGGATTCTAGGAATGTTTTTGGGCCTATCAAGATAGATGCCCTATCTTTCAAgaataggagaaaaaaaaaaaaagtgtatttgTATGGACTTCTCCTAGGATTTTAAGACCATGGGTGACCAATCGTAGATACAGA
This genomic window contains:
- the LOC115966450 gene encoding zinc finger BED domain-containing protein RICESLEEPER 2-like, whose protein sequence is MAGVNAYHFDQDESRKELARMIILHEYPLSIVDHIGFRRYSTSLQPLFKMVCRNTIKKDITSIYDHEREKSIHEIEKNRSRIAITTDMWNSQNKKRGFMVVTAHFIDDFWRLQSRVMRFIYVPSPHTKEVLSDVLLQTLLEWSIDRKLSTMTVDNCSTNDVVINIILDKLQRSTLVMRGSMLHMRCAAHVLNLIVQDGLNVIGSCIEKVRESVGFLTGSTKRRQRFTDTARQLHVECTKELALDCKTRWNSTYLMLSTAIEYRDVFFRLSQRESSYKCIPKEEEWEMTSSICERLALFYKVTELFSEKFDCYWNVIHGVMAVATILDPRHKIELLEYYFPLIYGDEAENEIQRVRDTCYEMIRDYTSGRMGREGLSSVVDGIEANTFQNILDDSDDEEESGVTTLGESETYS